The following nucleotide sequence is from Glycine max cultivar Williams 82 chromosome 9, Glycine_max_v4.0, whole genome shotgun sequence.
ataaaaaatcttatagcATCTAATAGTTAAAAACTCCCTTGAGCTTGAGAAATGAAAAATCAATACAATCTGATCATAGGAGTGCAACCCACTCTAATACATGCAAGACTAAAGATTTGTTCAGCAATAAATGCAAGCTTGCACATAATTTTAGTACTTggcaaaaaaaattcatcaaccATAATAGTGCAGCAATTGATTCTGAAATTCCTTGTATTTGTAAACAGAAACAATAAAAGATGTCATATGTTAACTAAGCACACTCAATAGTCAAAGAAAACAGGAAAAGATACAGAATATAGTACAAAATGTGAATATATCTTTCCTTCTCTCAACCCTTCcctgattttcttttaaattaggGCTTGAATCCATTATCTACAAAGGGAAATAGCAGTTTCACTACATGTCTAATTTAAGGGGTAGAAAATCTTCACCATACAGAAACAGCTTAACAGGTACCAGCTAACTTAGGTGTTGTCATGTGTGAATGTGTTCAAGAGGCATTCAACTGGACATGCCCAAATTGCTGCCCTCTCTCCTTGTATAAACCAGTTTACATGAtggagaaaatttaaaataccaaCAATACAATGCATGGTATAATACTTTACAATGTTAGAACGCATATAATGATCGGTTTGATATGCTTCttatatttatacaaaaataggCCAAAACATATGTGCTAGATCACCTAAGAAAAACAGCCTATATATTCCTTTTTTTCTAGTTATACGCTCCAATGCATACCTTAGatggttgttgacatttttttacatcctgtaagtaaaaaaaaataaaaatattgtattaatttcCAAGCTTTGTCGTAGTTAGTAAAAAGTTAATCACTTGTCCAAGAAGAAATGAGAACATAAACAacccaaactaaaaaaaagatgataGACAAACATTTGTTTGTATATCATGTAATGTAAAAGTCTCTCATTTTGTCATATATTGACACCACCACGAAAGCAAATGGCCTTTTGGAAAtcagaaaatttttaaatagaacaagaaaaaaaaaaaaaactcacggAGTTGAATTTGTTGTTCCACTTCTGACATGAATAAGGAGTGGAATGAAACTCGGAATGAAACTCGGAGAAATGCATAAGAGAGGGAATAGCGTGAGTCTTCGGAGACAACAAGTTTCGCCATCGTGCTAATTGCATATCGAAGGAGGAAGAAAGCGGCTTGCTATGGGCTGCGTGAGTTAGAGTGCAACCAAATTTAAAGGAATCTGAAGCTAACACCGTCGTCGTTTTGAAAGAATAGTTTTTGGGGAGGGGGGTTGAGGTAAGGCCACAACTACGCCGAGGTTGTCTCGCTAACCTCGTTTCTTTCTGGCTCTCCTACATCATAGGAATCATGGAATGAGCACGCTACAGCCCACAAGATATGGGccttaaaattgtatttttgttggCAATTAAAACTTACACCCTTATTACTAGAAACACCCCTTTTCAATTTACTTgcaagtttattttcttttcaatataaaCAAACATCTTAACAATATATGTACCCAAAAAAACATCTCAACACTAATGAATAGTTATTCCATGAATGTTTTACCAatgatattttttgaatttctaCCACTATTAGTGTCAGCAATAgctaatttttttccaaaaaaaaaaacaattaattaatattgaacattttattattgattttagtaTCTTATAAGATTGAAAGAAGTTCTAAACACCTCTAAAATTGGTTTTAAAAGAGCATTGTAGATTCAAATGATATGAAGTCAATTAtagaaaacaaattgaagagCAAAGCAAGCAAGTAAAGCAAAGGTGCTTGGATATTAGGGGAAAAACTTAAACAGCAGAAGCTTGTTGGTGGCAAAAATATaccaataaaatcaataaataaaagttttaaatggTCATAGAAAGTGCCAAATCATGTAAATAGTtgaatgggaaaaaaaaaaggtaactgTTTGCTTTGATGGTGGTTGAATTTGGTTAGGCAGTTGGTGACGTTTCTCACATTTATTGCATAACTTCCTTAGTTGTATTATACATGAAAGCTAACGCTTTTCATGGGCTGGGGTCTATTAGCACATTTTAGTCAGGCTCTCACAGAAAACTAATAGTCAAGGTACAAGTGATGTGATGTACACCTCATTGAAGTTACATTGCTTCAGAGCAagaacttggaaccttcccttCCCCCACCTTAGCACCTAAGGCATGCTTTGTAGGTTGCACTGCCTTTAACTACACTGATCACttggaaataataaaaaggAGATGTAAACAACTTACGGCAATCCTCCAGGAAAAGCAGGATCTCCACCAATACCACCAAACCAACGGGGGTCATTAGGCCCTGCTTCCAAGTGTTGAACTTAAGCATCAACAATTCTGGTTATGCAAAAATAATACACAATTTCATATAACTAGATTGGAATATTTTAAACTTACCTACAAGCATGCTTCCACCAATGCCATGACCACCCCTGAAATCAAGAGAGGAAAGTTTCAAAGAATAAAACATATAAGAATTAgagaaaaaggggggggggggggggggggggattaaCAATTCtgttaagagattaaaaaaagtaatgcaGGTAAGAATACCTTGAAGGAAACACTCCAGCAGCAGGCCCAGGAACAAGATCACTACCAGTGAGAAATGCCACTGAAGGGAAAATAATTCTGtacaaaagcaaaacaaaatattaaaaatcaattagtACAAAAGAAAGTAGAACTTATATGCAgggaaaattaaaaagaatgatCATAAAGACATCATGACATATAGGCAACTGATGGTTCCATTAAAGCTAATAAGTATAGCAATTGCATGTCATGCATGGTTTACTGTGAACAGTGTCAATCCATGAAGAAGAACCATCTGTCCAATATTAATGATGGATCTCTGCACAGATTTATTGCCTCCCCTAGCCTACACctgtcaaaaatcaaaatgcaGCATGACCCTATCCTCTTTCATTCCTCTCCACTAAAAATTTGCCACTGATGCTGTCAAAGCACCATAATCACTAGCTGCCTTAATCAGTAGTTCAGAGAATTGTTTCTGCACAAATTAGAGAAATATGACACAAGCATTACAATGCCTGTCTtgcattgattaaaatttacacTCAATAATAGTTCAACATTTACATCAATTTTCTACTAAAGTTGGTAGTGAGGATATATGGTGATATTAGAATTTAGAACTAATTTGTTATTGACCCCaagattaaaatttgtaatttcaatTGGGTAACTAGGTGAAAGTAtaggaaaaaaacatttaaggTTTAAAATTAGTTAACATGCTTTAGTCAGGCAAAGTAATGAAATATCACATTATAGACTTCATTTAGCAAACACAGGAATTAAACACAAAATAAGAAATTCTTTACCAATGAGAAATGCCACTAACACAGTGgggagaaaaattaaaatttcacctgaatttaaaaagaaagtaaaactaAACAggcattgaaaattattttatgagcaTAGTGAAAGTTATATATGATCTAGATTGATATCAGCATAATGTTAGACATATATGATAATATGAAAGCCTACAGATAATTTTTTCTACAAAATTGTAACGagtttattcataaaatttaatcaagTCATAAAGTTCACAATATTGTGATGTGTATCAGATTCAGAtatctaacaaaaaataaaagatattgtttataatttataaagccATGTAAAATGCATCAACACAGGGAAGAAGACACAAATATTCACAATTCCATTCgagcaaatattattttagatcATGATGAGCATGAACAATCATTGTTGCAGAAATCTATACAAATCCCCAAATTAACTCAACACACAGAGGGGTGAAATCTAACACACAACAAAAGTCTAACACACAGGTGTTCAAGGCTGGCCCTGCACATAAGCCGACAAATTCAAAAACTCAATCGCTTAGATCCTCTATAACAAGAGGAACATCGCGAATTAGACCTAAATCAAACCCTAATCAAACAATAGGAAAGAGAGACAAACCAGAGAAAAAGAGAGTCTGAGTGAGAAATTCGaactagagagaaaaagaattcGAATGAGAGAGACGAACCACAAACGAACACGCGGTAAACACTTCCAAACCAAAAACGACGCCGTATTCCAATTGCATCCAACAATAATGGGTGCTATGGGATCGAAGATCCAACCGCGCTTGTCCTTTGCGATCTCGGAAGCGTCGAACCTGACGAGGTTGGCCCTGtttaatatttaaactaaaatatctttatttaataCCTTAATCTTTAATGTATatgaaaaaatttcataaaataaaggaTGTATACATATAAGTTAAGATAGCTTGAATGAGAAAActaagtttatactattttaataaattaataatacaaaatagataaaattgattttttttaatatataatctaATCACATACCCCCTAATGCATATTCCTCAATGCTGAATCATCCATATcagtatttgaattttattttttacttataaaagATGGAGGAAGTAAAGTATCTCCCATCAGTCAATaatctttaaatataattaaattaaagagaaataaaaatataagtaaacacaattctaataaattaattctatttcatattctcaagttaaaaaaaagtaaatactaGTGCTAAACAAAATGAGGTCAATGAAATTTGAGATAATTCATTACACCGTTtatgtaaaagtttttttaccAACCTAAGTGGCTAAGTTACCGAGACCAGTGTTACTGTGACAACAAGCATTAGTAAGactatattttaacttttagaatCTTAGAccattaattaagttttttttttaaatattatataaaaatgtaaaaaatcataaacaacataatattttacctttcaataaaaataacatatgcATAGCTTAAAAGCCTATGGATTGGGAGGTAGTAGTATAAGAGTATAGGAGTAGCAATAATAACCTGGGCGAAGAAATGTGGCAACGTTGTTGTCGGGACAAGGACAAGGGAAGACCTTAGATTCCATCCATGGCAGAGTACGAAAGCAGCATCCAGCACCAGCACCAGTCGAAAGAAACAGCCTTCCAGGCCCTGAACACCATAATCCAGCTCCACTTCGAGAAAACCTTGGAGAAGAAGCGTGCCATCGACCTCCAGAAGAAGGAGCTCCACAAGCTCTTCCAGATATTCTTCATCTTCCTGGGCCTCGTCTTCCTGGCCCTGGCCCAGTCCCCCCGCCTCCAATGCCGCCACTGCTGGATCCCCATCACCCTCCTCTCCATCGCCCACCTCATCTTCTACGTCTCCGTCGCCCAAACCCTAAGGTGCATCAACGCCTTCAAGTACCAGCGCCGCTGCCACAAGCTCACCCTCGGCTTGGCCACCGAGAAATTCAGGGACATCAAGATCAGACTCGCCGCCGCCAATGCCGACTACGATTCCGTTGTTGCCGACGACGAGTTCGAGATTCACTACCAGGAACCCCCTGAGACCTATTTCGGAAAGTTTAAGAGGAATTGGGCTCTGCATTTTGGCTTCTTGATCTTGATCTACGCTTTTATGATCTCTTCCTCTGTCGTTcttctttgcttttaatttCTACTTCAGTGTTAGTTCTGGAATCAAATCCATTCTCTTATCATTCGTtctgtgcatttttttatttattttagttattaacCGAGAAACGGTTAGATCCGTAGATTGCTAAGGCCAGTCAAAAGGTCTATATTGCTTTATAGTAAGTAGCCTATGATTATGAGTGTATTCTATTCTCTTTCAAGTGTTTGAAAAGAATGCATCtttgaaaattgaaagtatTAAGAagagaaatgattttttttatggggttaattttgttaaaaatgtcaATTGCGGAATTCGAATCCAGGACTTCAATTGGTATTTGTCAAAAAGATTGAATCAGCTTCTGTGGTGAGATTCTTGCTGCATTACACCGTTCTGTGTGGAGAGTAATAGAGCACATAAATCCACACACTTACTGCATTACACAAAAAGGGACTAACCCCACGCCCCAATCGTTGTCCCCAAACACTTTCTCAAGAGCATCTTGTGATCTTTCTTTTGTAGCCttgaaatatcataaaaaatatatcttttgtgCTTGTCTTTTGCCAAACTAGTGCAACAAAACGAGCAATGAATGAGGCAATCTATCTCAAATTGGTGTAAAAGAAACCACTTTTTAAGCTGTGAATCACTTCAACTTCCATATCGATACATTTAAGATAGCGTTTACTCAATCTGTTACGAATTAATGCATAAATTCTGTTCTATATTTAATAcattgaaaatagaatttaattttcataatttctcGATTTATCaatccattaaaaaatattctataattttaaaataattgattataaaaatcaacaattttaaaaaacctTTACACTATTAAATGAGTGTAAGTCTGTAACAAACCTTTATACTGTTACTATAttctaattaagtttttaaaaataaaacaaaaatagacatgaaattattataaacataaCGAAAGGAAAAACATGATTGTTCCATTGCATTCCATCCTGATTCTGTTAACAAATCCGCATGAGATGATTATTTTGCTTTGTAGTAATTACTCTTTAAAAAATGTCTAATGATCATCAAATCACAAGATATAACTCAAGGGAGCATCCCATAGTCGGAAAATTATATTTGCGTCAAAAAATTAACTTCTTTTCCACTAAGAGAGTGAAATTATGACCTTACTGTGAATTAAATGCCAacccaaaataataaatttaatcgtACTACATTGATCAATTGTGATGGATATCTTTACTGACTTGAAGCTGTAACAAGCCACCTAAGATGGGGAGAGAGCATTGCATAATGTTTTGTATGCATTTACACACAGTTTGAATTTTTCTTCAGCCATTGCCTGCCATCACATGAAGGTAAAGCGCAAACATGAGACCAGATAGCACACTTACAataaccaaaagatgaagaatgaaAGGTGACTTTTGTTGTGCTCAAAACAcctgatataattttttacaattcgCTATTCAGAGTATAACCTATATTTGTCATTCATCCTtcatatatgaaataaattttcagTTGTCCCTTTGCAAACATTGAAAACCATTGACCATCAGAGCTGCCTACAATCGATGGAAAACCAGTAAAAATGAACTACATTCTCAAGTTTTGTGCTGAATTCAAGCAATTTGAatcttcttttcaatttttaataaaagaatgcGCATATACCACTGTCTAAACAGAGATGCACAATACCTATTTGCTGAAAAACCCACCAAAGACATTCGTTACttcccatttttttttccttcttttttgaaGGGCTGGTTAACAATTTCCAATTTTTAGGGAGacttttttatcaatataaaattttaaaaataacctactaaaaaaattataggtaaTGATCAATGAATATTATCCATTGatgcaaaattcattttaatcaatgCAGATATTAGTAGGACTAGTAGTGCACCCTTTATGAGAGGGTGCACCATAAAAGCCACCAGACAGACACAGATGGCTATTTAGCCATTGTTCATAAATGTCATAGATGGTATATAATGCCAATTCTACAGTACTTGTCAACTACTTTTGTGCATAAATTTATTCATCAAGAGGGTCAACACACATGGTAGTTCTGGATGGATTATACTTTACACCTACATCCAAGAAGACAGTTTGTAGGTGATACTGAGTTTCGAGTAGGGTGGGTTGGCTGTCAACCTAACATATGAAGTTGTCAATTGTCATACATAATGCCCCTTTCAATTCCAAGTTTCTAACATGTATTTAAGATGCAAATTGGTCAAAGGAATATTTCAAACTCACCTGGGAAGGGCCCTGATGCTTATCAGGATGCCATTTTAAAGCCGATAACCGGATACTACAAGGGAAATAAACATATATTAGCAGTTTATAATGTATATATTGTCTTTATGTCTGGTAAAAGGTCTTGCACCGAACAGAAATGCTGAAGCACTTACGCATTTTTAACATCTTCAATCTTTAATGGACCTGTTGGAGGCAGACCCAGAACAGTCCTATCAGAACTTGATCCTTcacaacatgagtcatcatctTCATGCTCAGTATCACTTTCATTTTTCCACTTGTTTGTCCTATTTGAATGTTCCCTCCATTCAAACCCAGATGTGGAATGTTCAGAGGAAGAACTTCTCCAATTGTTGAAGGACCATGTATACCATTTGTTACCAAATGTTGCCTGGAATATttgctcatggccgtcaaagtCCTCGAAGAAACATTCTCTTCTGATTTTTCCTGAGCATATAATGGAGATCAGTGGTTAGGAAAGTAtgcaaatgttattttaaagaaaCATTCACAAGGAAGTCCCAGATGGCAtaacaaaacatcttcaatctaTGCTCAGATTATTTACTACTATGCAAtgatgaaataataaattgtaatcACTACAtgtgccaatttttttttactataatgaCTATACTTTAAACCTACATATGTTGCTAGAAAAGTgtacatgaacagcgctaggcaatcaattcatggggctccgaataggacgatggaggatacatgaacagcgctaggcaatcaattcgtggggctccgaactcgatggtggaggacgcatgaacaacgctaggcaatcaattcatgggactccgaataagatttgagggtggaggatagacgaacagcgctaggcaatcaattcgtggggctccagactcgatggtggaggatgcatgaatgacaatcaattcatggggctccggataagatttgagggtggaggatagacgaacagcgctaggcaatcaattcgtggggctccagcctcgatggtggaggatgcatgaatgacaatcaattcatggggctccgaatatgatttgagggtggaggatagacgaacagcgctaggcaatcaatttgtggggctctagactcgatggtggaggatgcatgaatgacaatcaattcatggggctccggataagattcattggtggaggatgcacgaacagcgctaggcaatcaattcgtggggctccggataagattcgTTGGCAGGActgaatggtccaccgggttttttcacctaaaaaggtgaacatgctttagcaaggaaaaataaatcattcgcgagagcaccatatcttagagaaacaatatacccatgccaaaagtaattttccttgtaaccgaaaatgaagggcaggatgtcaacatttagcttttaaatgaacattcaggggaaacgtcgggtcaaactgaaactgggaataaaatcactcaaagtgtataaaaactcacacaggcaagagttttaccctaatcccaaaccataactgcaccatgactttattttgcacatgatttcctattgaaccaaaagatcacacgcacgatcacggatcaataggattttctcgagggtagtgtttttggagaggaagctgggtgtttcggtcttttcctctttgtttatgtggtgcgggatatcgccagtcgagagcgactttgaatggcattcccaaaggaagaaccactttaaaaatgtgttttccCTTTATCGGTGGTTATTTACCTCGCtgaaaatttatttggtccgAAGATCTCCTGTCCTCTTTCTTGCTATCCattattgatcgggaattattctgttttcctctgatcttttcctttttactttcttccgatcttcgatcgggaatccttcttttccttttcttttccttcttttcatttcttcctttccgaTCTTTGTTTaggaattcgggttttagcattcgttattcgctctcccttgaggataTTCTACTGTCCTTTTCTTTgagggaaaggatgaggattcttttcatgggccaaggttcatagtagcttaaggttgtgtctcaacatggtcttttcatcgtgcaagcccgattttgatatctggggcaaaacaaattcgtgtgtcaaggtgtcggtctcgggttgaatttccatattatttccacgaggcacgtgtaacaatgatgatttggaaacaacgtgcaaaattagtcatggctacagctaggtgggtactcaaacatccagtttatggcttgggatttacacaagtagacccaatatttccaaattatgttctttcatcggttcaatgaatccatccattcttatctcggttattttggaaaatgaactcttagcgtcagtctcttgtttccaaaagatatgtttgctctctacgaatgatttatgcttcctatgaccataacatgccgaccttcgaggtctttcattctttttcttttttgtctcatttttttatgtttgcaaaaactatacatccatcgccatctatgagaaaagcttttctttgtacacctacattcctatacacgatAAACTTTCTTTGTATACACATGTatgaaaaactctttctctttatatcaacacggtctatataacaactctattcctgttcaaagacttctttttcgtttttcaacatacaaatcgtggtttatacaaaaacttctttatatacactcatggctcacacacaagaattttttttcacacattatttacacacacacaaaatctttccatacactttttacatataaaaaaatattttcttttctttatatatagacacgacatttgttcacaacccctctttctttttctctttttttttattcttggcgttatcatgattttttgttcgttttatttttaggacgacgttcctaaaggaaaactctacaaggtttaagaatttcaacaaacattatcaacaataacaaaGTAAGCATTAACGcaacagtccaaacaaaatgtatgcacaaaacaaaagacaatcgaaaaaacaaaacaaacgttagtccctcaagtcatagaaacaagataacatacaaatgataaatgatggaacatacgaatttggggatcccacggtcatgtggctccgcatgccaccggactcttgggtcacggtaacaaaaggtgggatggtcgacaaaagcaggacttttgctcctacgtatcctcaatttgtgatgaggaactcagacctatgtagt
It contains:
- the LOC100815841 gene encoding uncharacterized protein, whose product is MDSKKEDRRSSDQINFQRGKIRRECFFEDFDGHEQIFQATFGNKWYTWSFNNWRSSSSEHSTSGFEWREHSNRTNKWKNESDTEHEDDDSCCEGSSSDRTVLGLPPTGPLKIEDVKNAIRLSALKWHPDKHQGPSQAMAEEKFKLCVNAYKTLCNALSPS
- the LOC100789277 gene encoding uncharacterized protein LOC100789277, giving the protein MAEYESSIQHQHQSKETAFQALNTIIQLHFEKTLEKKRAIDLQKKELHKLFQIFFIFLGLVFLALAQSPRLQCRHCWIPITLLSIAHLIFYVSVAQTLRCINAFKYQRRCHKLTLGLATEKFRDIKIRLAAANADYDSVVADDEFEIHYQEPPETYFGKFKRNWALHFGFLILIYAFMISSSVVLLCF